The following proteins come from a genomic window of Streptomyces sp. GS7:
- a CDS encoding fatty acyl-CoA synthetase gives MTQARSNTVDGVLRRSARRVPERTAVRYGPRSWTYRELDAAVSAAARVLLAAGPRAGDRVASYGRNSDAYLIGFLACSRAGLVHVPVNHGLTGEDLDYLLTQSGSTLVLTDPALAHQLPASVRTLPLYGAPDGLLEQIAGACGAPDGEPDEDPGDPTAAGSGDALVQLLYTSGTTALPKGAMMTHSALVHEYTSAIVALDLKESDRPVHSLPLYHSAQMHVFLLPYLAVGAENTILDGPDPDRIFELVESGLADSLFAPPTVWIALAGHPGFAVRELSGLRKAYYGASIMPVPVLERLRARLPGLAFYNCFGQSEIGPLATVLGPDEHEGRMDSCGRPVLFVEARVVDEHGREVPDGTRGEVVYRSPQLCSGYWDKPAETAEAFRGGWFHSGDLAVRDAEGYFTVVDRVKDVINSGGVLVASRQVEDVLYEHPQVAEVAVIGLPDERWIEAVTAVVVRRTGGADGGGADGGDAGVGEAELIAAARARLAPFKIPKRVVFVDALPRNASGKVLKRELRERFGTP, from the coding sequence ATGACGCAAGCGCGGAGCAACACGGTCGACGGAGTCCTGCGGCGCAGCGCCCGGCGGGTGCCGGAGCGCACGGCGGTGCGCTACGGACCGCGGAGCTGGACCTATCGCGAACTGGACGCCGCGGTCAGCGCCGCGGCCCGGGTGCTGCTGGCGGCGGGGCCGCGGGCGGGCGACCGGGTGGCCTCCTACGGGCGCAACTCCGACGCGTATCTGATCGGTTTCCTGGCCTGCTCCCGCGCCGGACTGGTACACGTACCGGTCAACCACGGCCTCACCGGCGAGGACCTGGACTACCTCCTGACCCAGTCGGGCAGCACGCTGGTGCTCACCGACCCGGCGCTGGCGCACCAACTTCCCGCATCGGTACGCACGTTGCCGCTGTACGGCGCGCCCGACGGGCTGCTGGAGCAGATCGCCGGGGCGTGCGGCGCACCGGACGGGGAGCCCGACGAGGACCCCGGCGACCCGACCGCCGCCGGGTCCGGCGACGCCCTCGTCCAGTTGCTCTACACCTCGGGAACCACCGCCCTCCCCAAAGGGGCGATGATGACCCACAGCGCGCTGGTGCACGAGTACACCAGCGCGATCGTCGCCCTCGACCTCAAGGAGAGCGACCGGCCGGTGCACTCGCTGCCCCTCTACCACTCCGCGCAGATGCATGTGTTCCTGCTGCCCTATCTGGCGGTCGGCGCGGAGAACACCATCCTCGACGGGCCCGACCCGGACCGGATCTTCGAACTGGTGGAATCCGGCCTGGCGGACAGCCTGTTCGCCCCGCCGACGGTCTGGATCGCGCTCGCCGGCCACCCCGGCTTCGCCGTCCGGGAGCTGAGCGGGCTCCGCAAGGCGTACTACGGTGCGTCGATCATGCCGGTGCCCGTCCTGGAGCGGTTGCGCGCCCGGCTTCCCGGACTGGCGTTCTACAACTGCTTCGGGCAGAGCGAGATCGGGCCGCTGGCCACCGTCCTCGGCCCCGACGAGCACGAGGGCCGGATGGACTCCTGCGGGCGCCCGGTGCTGTTCGTGGAGGCACGGGTGGTCGACGAGCACGGCCGGGAGGTGCCGGACGGCACCCGGGGCGAGGTCGTCTACCGCTCGCCGCAGCTGTGCAGCGGGTACTGGGACAAGCCGGCGGAGACCGCCGAGGCGTTCCGGGGCGGCTGGTTCCACTCCGGGGACCTGGCCGTCCGCGACGCGGAGGGCTACTTCACCGTGGTCGACAGGGTCAAGGACGTGATCAACTCCGGCGGTGTCCTGGTCGCCTCGCGCCAGGTGGAGGACGTGCTCTACGAGCATCCGCAGGTCGCCGAGGTCGCGGTCATCGGGCTGCCGGACGAGCGCTGGATCGAGGCGGTGACCGCGGTCGTCGTCCGGCGCACCGGCGGCGCGGACGGCGGCGGAGCGGACGGCGGCGACGCCGGGGTGGGGGAGGCGGAGCTGATCGCCGCGGCCCGCGCCCGGCTGGCTCCGTTCAAGATCCCCAAGCGGGTGGTGTTCGTGGACGCGCTGCCGCGGAACGCCAGCGGCAAGGTGCTCAAGCGCGAGCTGCGGGAGCGGTTCGGCACTCCCTGA